A portion of the Micromonospora tarapacensis genome contains these proteins:
- a CDS encoding ROK family transcriptional regulator — protein MELARATNRSVRLRNRSALLSRIFLDGPLTRQDLVRGTGLSQPAVSNVVGDLIDEGLVMEAGAAESDGGRPSMMLRVAPRHAVVVGVDVGETRVRVELFDLAMSVLASVEYPLEDGGTEPATVAGHVLAGIDRVLADAGVGRSEVLGVGIGVSGVVEQGARAVVDAQTLGWDRVPLERLIAEGTDLPLHIDNGAKTLGQAEMWFGAGRGARHAVFALVGSGVGAAVVTNGVTYRGASSSAGEWGHTTLVYGGRPCRCGARGCLEAYVGAEAIIDRYREARRGRPVPGDDEESQLAGLVAAADRSETARRVLDETAGYLGAGVANLINLFNPERVVLGGWAAMALGDLLPAVREAAGRQALRLPYAQASIELCRLGVDAVALGAATLPIARLLANGGSRR, from the coding sequence GTGGAGCTGGCGCGGGCGACGAATCGCAGCGTCCGGTTGCGCAACCGGTCGGCCCTGCTGTCCAGAATCTTTCTCGACGGTCCGCTGACCCGGCAGGATCTGGTGCGCGGCACCGGGTTGAGCCAGCCGGCGGTGAGCAACGTGGTCGGCGACCTGATCGACGAGGGTCTGGTGATGGAGGCCGGCGCCGCCGAGTCCGACGGCGGGCGGCCGAGCATGATGCTGCGGGTCGCGCCACGGCACGCCGTCGTGGTCGGGGTGGACGTCGGCGAGACCCGGGTCCGCGTCGAGCTGTTCGACCTCGCGATGAGCGTGCTGGCCAGCGTGGAATACCCCCTGGAGGACGGCGGCACCGAGCCGGCGACGGTCGCCGGGCACGTGCTGGCCGGCATCGACCGGGTGCTGGCCGACGCCGGGGTCGGCCGGTCCGAGGTGCTGGGCGTCGGCATCGGCGTCTCCGGGGTGGTCGAGCAGGGCGCCCGAGCCGTGGTGGACGCGCAGACCCTCGGGTGGGACCGGGTGCCGCTGGAACGGCTGATCGCCGAGGGCACCGACCTGCCCCTGCACATCGACAATGGCGCCAAGACCCTCGGCCAGGCCGAGATGTGGTTCGGCGCCGGCCGGGGCGCCCGGCACGCGGTCTTCGCCCTGGTCGGCTCGGGTGTCGGAGCGGCCGTGGTGACCAACGGCGTCACCTACCGGGGCGCCTCCAGCAGTGCCGGCGAGTGGGGCCACACCACCCTCGTGTACGGCGGGCGGCCCTGCCGGTGCGGCGCCCGGGGCTGCCTGGAGGCGTACGTCGGCGCCGAGGCGATCATCGATCGGTACCGCGAGGCCCGGCGCGGCCGGCCGGTGCCCGGTGACGACGAGGAGTCCCAGCTCGCCGGGCTGGTGGCGGCGGCCGACCGGTCGGAGACCGCCCGGCGGGTGCTGGACGAGACGGCCGGCTACCTGGGCGCCGGGGTGGCCAACCTGATCAACCTGTTCAACCCCGAACGGGTGGTGCTGGGCGGCTGGGCGGCGATGGCGTTGGGCGACCTGCTGCCGGCCGTCCGCGAGGCCGCCGGCCGCCAGGCGCTACGACTGCCCTATGCGCAGGCGTCGATCGAGCTGTGCCGGCTGGGCGTGGACGCCGTGGCGCTAGGCGCGGCCACCCTGCCCATCGCCCGCCTGCTAGCCAACGGCGGCTCCCGCCGCTGA
- a CDS encoding carbohydrate ABC transporter permease has translation MRETAAERWSRRIVLTLLTGFVLVPLYVMVSSAIKPLQDVQGPFTWWPRRPTLQAFVDMWSTVPLGRYLLNSLLVASVAAVFSVAVAIFAAYAVSRYRFRGRQIFSVTVLSTQMFPGILFLLPLFLIYVNLGNATGIALYASRTGLIVTYLTFSLPFSIWMLVGYFDSIPRGLDEAAQVDGAGPLRTLFQVVLPAAVPGVVAVTVYAFMTAWGEVLFASVLTNEDSRTLAVGLQGYATQFNVYWNQVMAASLVVSVPVVAGFLALQRYFVAGLTAGAVK, from the coding sequence ATGCGTGAGACCGCCGCCGAACGCTGGTCGCGCCGGATCGTGCTGACCCTGCTGACCGGCTTCGTCCTCGTCCCGCTCTACGTGATGGTCAGCTCGGCGATCAAACCGTTGCAGGACGTCCAGGGCCCCTTCACCTGGTGGCCCCGGCGTCCCACCTTGCAGGCGTTCGTGGACATGTGGTCCACCGTCCCGCTCGGCCGTTACCTGCTCAACAGTCTGCTGGTGGCCAGCGTCGCGGCGGTCTTCTCGGTCGCCGTGGCGATCTTCGCCGCGTACGCGGTCAGCCGGTACCGGTTCCGTGGCCGGCAGATCTTCTCGGTGACCGTGCTGTCCACCCAGATGTTCCCCGGCATCCTGTTCCTGCTGCCGCTGTTCCTGATCTACGTCAACCTCGGCAACGCCACCGGCATCGCGCTCTACGCCAGCCGCACCGGTCTGATCGTCACCTACCTCACCTTCTCGCTGCCGTTCTCGATCTGGATGCTGGTCGGCTACTTCGACTCCATCCCGCGCGGCCTCGACGAGGCCGCCCAGGTCGACGGCGCCGGCCCGCTGCGCACCCTGTTCCAGGTGGTGCTGCCGGCGGCCGTGCCGGGCGTGGTCGCGGTGACCGTCTACGCCTTCATGACCGCCTGGGGCGAGGTGCTCTTCGCCTCCGTGCTGACCAACGAGGACAGCCGCACCCTCGCCGTCGGCCTCCAGGGCTACGCCACCCAGTTCAACGTCTACTGGAACCAGGTGATGGCCGCCTCCCTGGTGGTGAGCGTGCCGGTGGTCGCCGGCTTCCTGGCGTTGCAGCGCTACTTCGTCGCCGGTCTCACCGCCGGAGCCGTCAAGTGA
- a CDS encoding N-6 DNA methylase has translation MTREPGTAPSKATLTASGIARLANVGRAAVSNWRRRYVDFPAPVGGTPTSPSFDAGEVEQWLRQHGRLHRAGTEQWAWRQIESFQPASQISDVLGIAGALLLARAAAPDTPGGDLPTTRQLVTRLRTLHPELAELVGDLLPKQWTAQLTTLLGTVDQLGAEQGPEAAFEYLHSQYATSAHSLSGLAGTPDTVAEVMLALAGHGADTFDFTSGTGSILRMAADQALRAGTVTRCHAQEINPQYALITLLRLWFVQLRAGHDAPPPAVHVGDSLLADALPDLRADVVVANFPFGIHEWGHDRLAYDPRWAYGLPPRTEPELAWVQHALAHLAPHGTAVVLMPPAAASRPAGRRVRAELIRHGALRAVIALPAGLMPPAGIGLHVWVLTPPDPQHPHSPDLLVVDTTTAAAGRSLTEIVGTAWAAYQSDNYTDEPGVHRSVPTIEMLDDQVDLTPQRHLPQAGELTADPNRTIARLDAFDQLLHQLRGGLPAVRQAARPPLREAPQADIADLIRSGSISVQRAVSRARSTRATAGTAVLTATDILAGGPATGAATRTDDDEPGPTVRPGDILVPVIGHRISARVATPDQVGAELGPGAQLIRVDTTRFDPWFVAGVISRTDNARIAGRSASTANGALRIDIRRLTIPVVPLEQQQAYGHAFRQLVEFRTTLDRAATTGAALARELSDSLAAGALGLAP, from the coding sequence GTGACACGAGAGCCGGGCACGGCCCCCAGCAAGGCCACCCTGACCGCCAGCGGCATCGCGCGGCTGGCCAACGTCGGCCGGGCCGCGGTGAGCAACTGGCGTCGCCGGTACGTCGACTTCCCGGCGCCCGTCGGCGGCACCCCGACCAGCCCGTCCTTCGACGCCGGAGAGGTCGAGCAGTGGCTCCGCCAGCACGGCCGGCTGCACCGGGCCGGCACCGAGCAGTGGGCCTGGCGGCAGATCGAGAGCTTCCAACCGGCATCGCAGATCAGCGACGTGCTCGGCATCGCCGGTGCGCTCCTGCTCGCCCGCGCCGCAGCGCCCGACACCCCCGGCGGCGACCTGCCCACCACCCGGCAGCTCGTCACCCGGCTGCGCACCCTGCACCCCGAGCTGGCCGAGCTGGTCGGCGACCTCCTACCGAAGCAGTGGACCGCGCAGCTCACCACGCTGCTGGGCACGGTCGACCAACTCGGCGCCGAGCAGGGCCCGGAAGCCGCCTTCGAATACCTGCACAGCCAGTACGCCACCTCGGCCCACTCGCTGTCCGGCCTGGCCGGCACGCCCGACACCGTCGCCGAGGTGATGCTGGCCCTCGCCGGCCACGGCGCCGACACGTTCGACTTCACCAGCGGCACCGGATCGATCCTGCGGATGGCCGCCGACCAGGCCCTGCGGGCCGGCACCGTCACCCGCTGCCACGCACAGGAGATCAACCCGCAGTACGCCCTGATCACCCTGCTGCGGCTGTGGTTCGTGCAGCTGCGGGCCGGCCACGACGCGCCACCCCCCGCCGTGCACGTCGGCGACAGCCTGCTCGCCGACGCGCTGCCCGACCTGCGGGCCGACGTGGTCGTGGCGAACTTCCCGTTCGGCATCCACGAGTGGGGCCACGACCGTCTCGCCTACGACCCCCGCTGGGCATACGGCCTGCCCCCACGCACCGAACCGGAACTCGCCTGGGTGCAACACGCCCTGGCCCACCTCGCCCCACACGGCACCGCCGTCGTGCTCATGCCGCCGGCCGCCGCGTCACGCCCCGCCGGCCGTCGGGTCCGCGCCGAATTGATCCGCCACGGCGCACTGCGCGCCGTCATCGCCCTGCCGGCCGGACTGATGCCGCCGGCCGGCATCGGCCTGCACGTCTGGGTGCTCACCCCACCCGATCCACAGCACCCACACAGCCCCGACCTGCTCGTGGTCGACACCACCACCGCAGCGGCCGGCCGGAGCCTCACCGAGATCGTCGGCACCGCCTGGGCGGCATACCAGTCCGACAACTACACCGACGAGCCCGGCGTCCACCGCAGCGTGCCCACCATCGAGATGCTCGACGACCAGGTCGACCTGACACCGCAACGCCACCTGCCGCAGGCCGGCGAGCTGACCGCCGACCCGAACCGGACCATCGCCCGCCTCGACGCCTTCGACCAGCTCCTCCACCAGCTGCGAGGCGGCCTGCCGGCCGTACGACAGGCGGCCCGGCCACCGCTGCGCGAGGCACCCCAGGCCGACATCGCCGACCTGATCCGATCCGGCAGCATCTCCGTACAGCGCGCCGTCTCCCGGGCCCGATCCACCCGCGCCACCGCCGGCACCGCCGTGCTGACCGCCACCGACATCCTGGCCGGCGGCCCGGCCACCGGCGCGGCCACCCGCACCGACGACGACGAACCCGGACCGACGGTACGCCCCGGCGACATCCTCGTCCCCGTCATCGGCCACCGGATCAGCGCCCGGGTGGCCACACCCGACCAGGTCGGCGCGGAACTCGGCCCCGGCGCCCAACTGATCCGCGTCGACACGACCCGCTTCGACCCGTGGTTCGTCGCCGGCGTCATCTCCCGCACCGACAACGCGCGCATCGCCGGCCGCTCCGCCAGCACCGCCAACGGCGCCCTACGCATCGACATCCGACGACTCACCATCCCCGTCGTGCCGCTGGAGCAGCAACAGGCGTACGGTCACGCCTTCCGCCAACTCGTCGAGTTCCGCACCACCCTCGACCGGGCGGCAACGACCGGAGCCGCCCTGGCCCGCGAGCTCAGCGACAGCCTGGCAGCCGGCGCCCTCGGACTCGCACCCTGA
- a CDS encoding discoidin domain-containing protein produces MTPPAPLVPAPPAPAPPAPAPPAPAPPGRPRPAARSLLVGLAVALVAALVPTIGVAPAQAAPVLLSQGRPATASSIEGGAFPASAAVDGNTGTRWSSAFSDPQWLRVDLGTRASITQVTLIWEAAYARAFQIQASDDGNSWTTVHSTASGTGGTQTLTVTGAGRYVRMYGTQRATGYGYSLWEFQVFGETGDGTGDPVEPTDPRNPNFGPNTYVFDPATPTATIQNRLNTIFSQQETNQFGAQRYAVLFKPGNYTADVNLGFFTQVAGLGMSPDDVNLTGHVRAEAAWFGGNATQNFWRAAENLSVTLPAGVAVERWAVSQAAPYRRMHLRGAQNQIQLWDGYTGWASGGLMADTRIDGLVVSGSQQQWYSRNSEFGNGWTGSVWNMVFQGVAGAPTPNFPNPSHTVIPTTPVVREKPFLYVDGTGTYRVFVPALRTNSSGTSWHNKTPAGSSISLADFFIVRPGTSAATINNALAQGRHLLFAPGVHRITEPIQVNRANTVVLGLGLATIQTDNGTVGMRVADVDGVKVAGIMFEAGATSSPVLMEVGPAGSSASHAANPTSLHDVFFRIGGPGVGRATTSLVVNSDNVIGDHMWLWRADHGDGVGWTVNTADTGLIVNGDNVTMYGLFVEHYQKYQTIWNGNGGRTYFYQNELPYDPPNQAAWMNGSTRGYAAYKVADSVTSHQAWGLGSYAYFNVDPSVVAERSFEVPNNPNVRFTNMVTVSLGGVGTINRMINNTGNTVNAANQVSYLTTYP; encoded by the coding sequence ATGACACCTCCCGCACCGCTCGTACCAGCCCCGCCAGCACCAGCCCCGCCAGCACCAGCCCCGCCAGCACCAGCCCCGCCAGGCCGCCCCCGGCCGGCCGCTCGGAGTCTGCTCGTCGGGCTCGCGGTGGCCCTGGTGGCCGCCCTGGTCCCGACCATCGGGGTGGCCCCGGCGCAGGCCGCGCCGGTGCTGCTCTCGCAGGGCCGGCCGGCCACCGCCTCCAGCATCGAGGGTGGCGCCTTCCCTGCGTCCGCGGCCGTCGACGGCAACACCGGCACCCGCTGGTCCAGCGCCTTCAGCGACCCGCAGTGGCTCCGGGTCGACCTCGGCACCCGGGCCAGCATCACCCAGGTCACCCTGATCTGGGAGGCCGCGTACGCCCGGGCCTTCCAGATCCAGGCCTCCGACGACGGCAATTCCTGGACCACCGTCCACAGCACCGCCAGCGGTACCGGCGGCACCCAGACCCTGACCGTCACCGGCGCCGGCCGGTACGTACGGATGTACGGCACCCAGCGCGCCACCGGGTACGGCTACTCGCTGTGGGAGTTCCAGGTCTTCGGCGAGACCGGCGACGGTACCGGCGACCCGGTCGAGCCGACCGACCCGCGCAACCCGAACTTCGGCCCGAACACCTACGTGTTCGACCCGGCCACCCCGACCGCCACCATTCAGAACCGGCTGAACACCATTTTCAGCCAACAGGAGACCAACCAGTTCGGCGCCCAGCGCTACGCCGTGCTGTTCAAGCCGGGCAACTACACCGCCGACGTCAACCTCGGCTTCTTCACCCAGGTCGCCGGCCTCGGCATGTCACCGGACGACGTGAACCTCACCGGCCACGTCCGCGCCGAGGCGGCGTGGTTCGGCGGCAACGCCACCCAGAACTTCTGGCGGGCCGCGGAGAACCTGTCGGTGACCCTGCCCGCCGGGGTCGCCGTCGAGCGCTGGGCGGTGTCGCAGGCGGCGCCGTACCGGCGGATGCATCTGCGCGGAGCGCAGAACCAGATCCAGCTCTGGGACGGTTACACCGGCTGGGCCAGCGGCGGGCTGATGGCCGACACCCGCATCGACGGCCTGGTGGTCTCCGGCTCGCAGCAGCAGTGGTACTCACGCAACAGCGAGTTCGGCAACGGCTGGACCGGCTCGGTGTGGAACATGGTCTTCCAGGGAGTGGCCGGCGCTCCGACGCCGAACTTCCCCAACCCGTCGCACACCGTCATCCCGACCACCCCGGTGGTCCGGGAGAAGCCCTTCCTCTACGTCGACGGTACCGGCACGTACCGCGTCTTCGTGCCGGCACTGCGCACCAACTCCTCCGGCACCAGCTGGCACAACAAGACTCCGGCCGGCTCATCCATCTCGCTGGCCGACTTCTTCATCGTCCGGCCGGGCACCTCGGCCGCCACCATCAACAACGCGCTCGCCCAGGGTCGGCACCTGCTGTTCGCCCCCGGCGTGCACCGGATCACCGAACCGATCCAGGTCAACCGGGCCAACACGGTCGTCCTCGGCCTCGGCCTGGCCACCATCCAGACCGACAACGGCACCGTCGGCATGCGGGTCGCCGACGTGGACGGGGTCAAGGTCGCCGGCATCATGTTCGAGGCCGGCGCCACCAGCTCCCCGGTGCTGATGGAGGTCGGGCCGGCCGGCTCCTCGGCCAGCCACGCCGCCAACCCCACCTCGCTGCACGACGTCTTCTTCCGCATCGGCGGACCGGGCGTCGGGCGAGCCACCACCAGCCTGGTGGTCAACAGCGACAACGTGATCGGCGACCACATGTGGCTGTGGCGGGCCGACCACGGTGACGGTGTCGGATGGACGGTCAACACCGCCGACACCGGGCTGATCGTCAACGGCGACAACGTCACCATGTACGGCCTCTTCGTCGAGCACTACCAGAAGTACCAGACCATCTGGAACGGCAACGGCGGGCGGACCTACTTCTACCAGAACGAACTGCCCTACGACCCGCCGAACCAGGCGGCCTGGATGAACGGCTCCACCCGGGGCTACGCGGCGTACAAGGTCGCCGACTCGGTGACCAGCCACCAGGCGTGGGGGTTGGGCAGCTACGCCTACTTCAATGTCGACCCGTCGGTGGTCGCCGAACGCTCCTTCGAAGTGCCGAACAATCCGAACGTGCGGTTCACCAACATGGTGACCGTCTCCCTCGGCGGGGTCGGCACGATCAACCGAATGATCAACAACACCGGCAACACGGTCAACGCCGCCAACCAGGTGTCGTACCTGACCACGTACCCGTAG
- a CDS encoding carbohydrate ABC transporter permease, with product MATTTPLAGTASGPPPATAGRPAGRPARQPRRSLLPYLLLAPAIVLELAIHVIPMLVGAWMSLLELTQFHIRDWSGAPFVGLDNYRVVLDVNTAAGADLLRSFRVTVVYTVLSVGLSWVLGTTAAVLLQRPFRGRAVLRALFLTPYALPVYTAVITWTFLFQRDTGLVNHVLVDQLNLLDEPPFWLIGDNSFVALLVVSIWRTWPFAFLCVMAGLQNIPDEFYEAAAMDGAGFWRRLRSVTLPMLRPVNLVLLLVLFLWTFNDFNTPYVLFGGSAPAEADLISLHIYRSSFQTWDFGSGSAMSVALLLFLLVVTAGYLLLTNRRRNDA from the coding sequence ATGGCAACCACCACCCCGCTGGCCGGCACCGCGTCCGGCCCACCACCGGCCACCGCCGGCAGACCCGCCGGACGGCCCGCCCGCCAGCCCCGCCGGTCACTGCTGCCGTACCTGCTGCTCGCTCCGGCCATCGTGCTGGAGCTGGCGATCCACGTGATCCCGATGCTCGTCGGGGCGTGGATGAGCCTGCTGGAGCTGACCCAGTTCCACATTCGCGACTGGTCCGGCGCACCGTTCGTGGGTCTGGACAACTACCGGGTGGTGCTGGACGTCAACACCGCGGCCGGCGCGGACCTGCTGCGCTCGTTCCGGGTCACCGTCGTCTACACGGTGCTCTCCGTCGGTCTGTCCTGGGTGCTCGGCACCACCGCCGCCGTGCTGCTGCAACGACCGTTCCGGGGCCGGGCCGTGCTGCGCGCGCTCTTCCTCACCCCGTACGCGCTGCCGGTCTACACCGCCGTCATCACCTGGACCTTCCTCTTCCAGCGCGACACCGGCCTGGTCAATCACGTCCTCGTCGACCAGCTCAACCTGCTCGACGAGCCGCCGTTCTGGCTGATCGGCGACAACAGCTTCGTCGCCCTGCTGGTCGTGTCGATCTGGCGGACCTGGCCGTTCGCGTTCCTCTGCGTGATGGCCGGCCTGCAGAACATCCCCGACGAGTTTTACGAGGCCGCCGCGATGGACGGCGCCGGGTTCTGGCGGCGGCTGCGCTCGGTGACCCTGCCGATGCTGCGCCCGGTGAACCTGGTCCTGCTGCTCGTGCTGTTCCTCTGGACGTTCAACGACTTCAACACCCCGTACGTCCTCTTCGGCGGCTCCGCCCCGGCCGAGGCCGACCTCATCTCGCTGCACATCTACCGCAGCTCATTCCAGACCTGGGACTTCGGCTCCGGCTCGGCGATGTCGGTGGCGCTGCTGCTGTTCCTGCTCGTGGTCACCGCCGGATACCTGCTGCTGACCAACCGACGGAGGAACGATGCGTGA
- a CDS encoding molybdenum cofactor biosysynthesis protein encodes MPEIVQLLASPAHRFVGRPADGPVPAPAGELVDEIEIRAELGIVGDRYFGKAAHRAASVTVVAAESLPPGAGLAQVRRNIMTSGIAVDELIGSVLVLDSGQGPVRLRVNQAAHPCAWMDVTIGPGAWRGLRGRGGIRCTPVTDGILRVGAVDAMIEAGPGRRQT; translated from the coding sequence ATGCCGGAAATCGTCCAGCTGCTGGCCTCGCCGGCGCACCGCTTCGTGGGTCGGCCGGCGGACGGGCCGGTGCCCGCTCCGGCCGGCGAGCTGGTGGACGAGATCGAGATCCGGGCGGAACTGGGCATCGTGGGTGACCGGTACTTCGGCAAGGCAGCGCACCGCGCGGCGAGCGTGACCGTGGTCGCGGCGGAGTCACTGCCGCCGGGGGCCGGCCTGGCGCAGGTCCGACGCAACATCATGACCAGCGGCATCGCCGTGGACGAGCTGATCGGGTCGGTGCTGGTGCTGGACTCGGGGCAGGGCCCGGTGCGGCTGCGGGTGAACCAGGCGGCGCACCCCTGCGCCTGGATGGACGTGACCATCGGCCCCGGAGCGTGGCGCGGACTGCGCGGACGCGGTGGGATCCGTTGCACGCCGGTGACCGACGGCATCCTGCGGGTCGGTGCGGTCGACGCGATGATCGAGGCCGGGCCGGGGCGGCGACAGACCTGA
- a CDS encoding GH1 family beta-glucosidase, protein MPDLSTLPPDFLWGVATSAYQIEGAVRADGREPSIWDTFCARPGAIDNGDTGDVACDHYHRWPQDVALMRGLGVGAYRFSVAWPRVRPDGVGRVNPAGLDFYDRLVDALLAAGIRPFVTLYHWDLPQALQDRGGWPRRETAEAFADYAAVVAARLGDRVSDWCTVNEPLCIAWIGHLEGRMAPGERDLARAVPAAHHVLLGHGLATAAIRANAAHPASIGPVLNLSPIEAATDRPTDVAAARRMDGHVNRWWLDPLHGRGYPADTVATYGIEPPVRGDDLAVIAAPIDFLGVNYYFRQVVTDDPDGPAPYARQVRVPGAAHTAMDWEVHPAGLERLLVEVSEEYAPERILVTESGSAWPDVVAADGTVTDPERTDHLDRHLAACAAAAGRGAPVAGYFAWSLLDNFEWAYGYDKRFGLVHVDYATQQRTVKASGTRYAETIRAHQRRTATVDTVAARG, encoded by the coding sequence GTGCCGGACCTGTCCACGCTGCCGCCCGACTTCCTCTGGGGCGTCGCCACGTCGGCCTACCAGATCGAGGGCGCCGTCCGCGCCGACGGCCGCGAACCCTCCATCTGGGACACCTTCTGCGCCCGGCCGGGCGCCATCGACAACGGCGACACCGGTGACGTCGCCTGCGACCACTACCACCGGTGGCCGCAGGACGTCGCGCTGATGCGTGGCCTGGGCGTCGGGGCGTACCGCTTCTCGGTGGCCTGGCCCCGGGTCCGGCCTGACGGCGTCGGCCGGGTCAACCCCGCCGGGCTGGACTTCTACGACCGGCTGGTGGACGCCCTGCTCGCCGCCGGCATCCGGCCGTTCGTGACGCTCTACCACTGGGACCTGCCGCAGGCGTTGCAGGACCGGGGCGGCTGGCCGCGCCGGGAGACCGCCGAGGCGTTCGCCGACTACGCCGCGGTGGTGGCGGCCCGCCTCGGCGACCGGGTGAGCGACTGGTGCACCGTCAACGAGCCGCTCTGCATCGCCTGGATCGGCCACCTGGAGGGCCGGATGGCCCCCGGCGAGCGGGACTTGGCCCGCGCCGTGCCGGCCGCCCACCACGTGCTGCTCGGGCACGGCCTGGCCACCGCCGCGATCCGGGCCAACGCCGCCCACCCGGCGTCGATCGGGCCGGTGCTCAACCTCAGCCCGATCGAGGCGGCCACCGACCGCCCCACCGACGTCGCCGCCGCCCGCCGGATGGACGGGCACGTCAACCGCTGGTGGCTGGACCCGCTGCACGGCCGCGGCTACCCGGCCGACACGGTGGCGACCTACGGCATCGAGCCGCCGGTACGCGGCGACGACCTGGCGGTGATCGCCGCCCCGATCGACTTCCTCGGCGTCAACTACTACTTCCGGCAGGTGGTGACCGACGACCCGGACGGTCCGGCACCGTACGCCCGGCAGGTCCGGGTGCCCGGCGCGGCACACACCGCGATGGACTGGGAGGTGCACCCGGCCGGCCTGGAACGGCTGCTGGTGGAGGTGAGCGAGGAGTACGCCCCGGAGCGGATCCTGGTCACCGAGAGCGGCTCGGCCTGGCCGGACGTGGTCGCCGCCGACGGCACCGTCACCGACCCCGAGCGCACCGACCATCTGGACCGGCACCTGGCGGCCTGCGCGGCGGCGGCCGGCCGGGGCGCTCCGGTGGCCGGCTACTTCGCCTGGTCGCTGCTGGACAACTTCGAATGGGCGTACGGCTACGACAAGCGCTTCGGGCTGGTGCACGTCGACTACGCCACCCAACAGCGGACGGTCAAGGCGAGCGGCACCCGCTACGCCGAGACGATCCGCGCCCACCAGCGGCGCACCGCGACGGTCGACACCGTCGCGGCGCGCGGATAG
- a CDS encoding ABC transporter substrate-binding protein: MSRRHLAILTATVLAAASLIACGAGDESGEGGKTLTYWASNQGASLEADKEILQPELDKFEQQTGIKVNVEVVPWSDLLNRLLAAATTGQGPDVVNIGNTWSASLQATGALVEFDDATLDKVGGKDRFVPAALAAAGAADKPPAAVPLYSLAYALYYNKRAFADAGITAPPTTWEEMAEVGRKLTGDGKWGLAVEGANPSENAHHAFTFGQQYGGDWFDSAGQPTFDTPQNVAAVKRFIDLMAVDKIVNPSNAEYAQNQSVSDFANGKAAMLLWQAAGANLKSQGMAPDGYGVAPVPFPANPPAGGKQVNSMVAGINMAVFKHTGNLDGALEFVRFMTSDAEQVTLNKTYGSLPAVGTVAADPAFAAEEQKVLAQTLATSAAPLPQVPEESTFETLVGTAIKELFADAASGRPVTEDSVREKLTRAQQQMR, from the coding sequence GTGTCGAGACGACACCTCGCGATACTCACCGCGACCGTCCTGGCCGCCGCGTCGCTCATCGCCTGCGGCGCCGGCGACGAGTCCGGCGAGGGCGGCAAGACCCTCACCTACTGGGCCAGCAACCAGGGCGCCAGTCTGGAGGCCGACAAGGAGATCCTCCAGCCCGAGCTGGACAAGTTCGAACAACAGACCGGCATCAAGGTCAACGTCGAGGTCGTGCCCTGGTCGGACCTGCTCAACCGGCTCCTCGCCGCCGCCACCACCGGGCAGGGCCCGGACGTGGTGAACATCGGCAACACCTGGTCGGCCTCGTTGCAGGCCACCGGCGCGCTTGTCGAGTTCGACGACGCCACCCTCGACAAGGTCGGCGGCAAGGACCGGTTCGTCCCCGCCGCGCTCGCCGCCGCCGGCGCCGCTGACAAGCCGCCGGCCGCCGTGCCGCTCTACAGCCTCGCCTACGCCCTCTACTACAACAAGCGGGCCTTCGCCGACGCCGGCATCACCGCCCCGCCGACCACCTGGGAGGAGATGGCCGAGGTCGGCAGGAAGCTCACCGGTGACGGCAAGTGGGGCCTCGCCGTCGAGGGCGCCAACCCGTCGGAGAACGCCCACCACGCCTTCACCTTCGGCCAGCAGTACGGTGGCGACTGGTTCGACAGCGCGGGCCAGCCGACCTTCGACACACCGCAGAACGTCGCCGCGGTCAAGCGCTTCATCGACCTGATGGCCGTCGACAAGATCGTCAATCCGAGCAACGCCGAGTACGCGCAGAACCAGTCGGTCTCCGACTTCGCCAACGGCAAGGCCGCCATGCTGCTCTGGCAGGCCGCCGGTGCCAACCTGAAGTCACAGGGCATGGCGCCCGACGGGTACGGGGTGGCCCCGGTGCCGTTCCCGGCCAACCCGCCGGCCGGCGGCAAGCAGGTCAACAGCATGGTCGCCGGCATCAACATGGCCGTGTTCAAGCACACCGGGAACCTCGACGGGGCGCTGGAGTTCGTCAGGTTCATGACCAGCGACGCCGAGCAGGTGACGCTGAACAAGACGTACGGCTCGCTGCCGGCGGTCGGCACCGTCGCCGCCGACCCCGCCTTCGCCGCCGAGGAGCAGAAGGTCCTGGCGCAGACCCTGGCCACCAGCGCGGCGCCGTTGCCGCAGGTGCCCGAGGAGAGCACCTTCGAGACCCTGGTCGGCACCGCGATCAAGGAACTCTTCGCCGACGCGGCCAGCGGCAGGCCGGTCACCGAGGACAGCGTCCGGGAGAAGCTGACCCGGGCCCAGCAGCAGATGCGCTGA